In one Modestobacter sp. L9-4 genomic region, the following are encoded:
- a CDS encoding glutamate synthase subunit beta, translated as MVDATGFLKFDRQTPPRRPVDLRLLDWKEVYLTRDTGEDAVFPVQAVREQAARCMDCGIPFCHHGCPLGNLIPEWNDLARRDDWREAIERLHATNNFPEFTGKLCPAPCESACVLNLDNAPVTIKNIEWEIIDQAFVNGWVTPQPPAELTGRKVAVVGSGPAGLAAAQQLTRAGHEVTVFERDDRIGGLIRYGIPEFKMEKRHLDRRLDQMRAEGTRFVTDVNVGGTGEGAVTTEQLREEFDAVVLAIGTPVARDLPLPGRDLAGVHFAMEFLPGGNLEALGELDDPPINARGKNVVIIGGGDTGADCLGTALRQGAATVAQLDYKPAPAGSRPQDNPWPTYEMILRVSPAHEEGGDRLFAVNTERFLDDGEGNVRALEVVEIEVVDGKRQPRPGSTRELPADLVLLALGYTGPETVGLVEQLGCGVDERGRVARDDEYMSTVPGVFVAGDMGRGQSLIVWAIAEGRAAAGAVDNWLTGDSMLPRPVTPTAAPLS; from the coding sequence GTGGTTGATGCAACGGGGTTCCTGAAGTTCGACCGGCAGACGCCGCCGCGGCGCCCGGTCGACCTGCGCCTGCTGGACTGGAAGGAGGTGTACCTCACCCGCGACACCGGGGAGGACGCCGTCTTCCCGGTGCAGGCCGTCCGCGAGCAGGCGGCGCGCTGCATGGACTGCGGCATCCCGTTCTGCCACCACGGCTGCCCGCTGGGCAACCTGATCCCGGAGTGGAACGACCTCGCTCGCCGGGACGACTGGCGGGAGGCGATCGAGCGGCTGCACGCGACGAACAACTTCCCGGAGTTCACCGGGAAGCTCTGCCCCGCACCCTGCGAGTCCGCGTGCGTGCTCAACCTGGACAACGCGCCGGTCACCATCAAGAACATCGAGTGGGAGATCATCGACCAGGCCTTCGTCAACGGCTGGGTCACCCCGCAGCCGCCGGCGGAGCTCACCGGTCGCAAGGTCGCCGTCGTCGGGTCCGGGCCGGCCGGCCTGGCTGCCGCGCAGCAGCTCACCCGGGCCGGGCACGAGGTCACCGTCTTCGAGCGGGACGACCGGATCGGCGGGCTCATCCGCTACGGCATCCCCGAGTTCAAGATGGAGAAGCGCCACCTGGACCGGCGGCTGGACCAGATGCGCGCCGAGGGCACCCGCTTCGTCACCGACGTCAACGTCGGCGGCACCGGCGAGGGCGCGGTGACCACCGAGCAGCTGCGCGAGGAGTTCGACGCCGTCGTCCTGGCCATCGGCACGCCGGTGGCGCGGGACCTGCCGCTGCCCGGCCGTGACCTGGCCGGCGTCCACTTCGCCATGGAGTTCCTGCCCGGGGGCAACCTCGAGGCACTCGGCGAGCTCGACGACCCGCCGATCAACGCCCGCGGCAAGAACGTGGTCATCATCGGCGGCGGCGACACCGGCGCGGACTGCCTCGGCACCGCGCTGCGCCAGGGCGCGGCGACGGTGGCCCAGCTGGACTACAAGCCGGCCCCGGCCGGCAGCCGTCCGCAGGACAACCCGTGGCCGACCTACGAGATGATCCTGCGGGTCTCCCCGGCCCACGAGGAGGGCGGCGACCGCCTCTTCGCGGTCAACACCGAGCGCTTCCTCGACGACGGCGAGGGCAACGTCCGCGCGCTGGAGGTCGTCGAGATCGAGGTCGTCGACGGCAAGCGGCAGCCCAGGCCGGGCAGCACCCGCGAGCTGCCGGCCGACCTGGTGCTGCTGGCGCTGGGCTACACCGGCCCGGAGACCGTGGGCCTGGTGGAGCAGCTGGGCTGCGGCGTCGACGAGCGCGGCCGGGTGGCTCGGGACGACGAGTACATGTCCACCGTCCCCGGGGTCTTCGTGGCCGGTGACATGGGCCGCGGCCAGTCGCTCATCGTCTGGGCGATCGCCGAGGGCCGCGCCGCCGCGGGTGCGGTCGACAACTGGCTGACCGGCGACTCGATGCTGCCCCGGCCGGTCACGCCGACCGCCGCCCCGCTGTCCTGA
- the pyk gene encoding pyruvate kinase produces MSRRAKIVCTLGPATASLEQITALVEAGMDVARLNFSHGKHADHETAYRLVRQASDKVGRAVAILADLQGPKIRLGTFENGPVVWETGSRVCVTVEDVPGTAERVSTTYKDLANDARVGDRLLVDDGKIALTVVEVSGPDVFCLVLEGGPVSNNKGLSLPGVAVSVPAMSDKDTADLRFALSLGVDFIALSFVRHAKDVELVREVMRQEDVEVPVIAKLEKPEAIENLDAICDAFDGVMVARGDLGVELPLEQVPMVQKRAVQAARERNKPVIVATQMLESMIENSRPTRAEASDVANAVLDGADAVMLSGETSVGKFPIVAVKTMERIIAAVETDEILAPPLKHATHSRPGAMVRAAKDVGEALNVAALAAFTSTGRSAQRLASVKTRLPILAFTTDPRVRSRLALSWGVETFLVPEVTHTDDMVGQVDFSLLSIGRLNEGDQVVIVAGSPPNMAGTTNLVRVHEVGSEA; encoded by the coding sequence ATGTCACGTCGCGCGAAGATCGTCTGCACGCTGGGCCCGGCCACCGCCTCGCTGGAGCAGATCACCGCCCTCGTCGAGGCCGGCATGGACGTCGCCCGCCTCAACTTCAGCCACGGCAAGCACGCCGACCACGAGACGGCCTACCGCCTCGTGCGCCAGGCCAGCGACAAGGTCGGCCGCGCAGTGGCGATCCTCGCCGACCTGCAGGGCCCCAAGATCCGCCTCGGCACCTTCGAGAACGGGCCGGTGGTCTGGGAGACCGGCAGCCGGGTCTGCGTCACCGTCGAGGACGTCCCCGGCACCGCCGAGCGCGTCTCGACCACCTACAAGGACCTGGCCAACGACGCCCGCGTCGGTGACCGGCTGCTCGTCGACGACGGCAAGATCGCCCTCACCGTCGTCGAGGTCTCCGGGCCCGACGTGTTCTGCCTGGTCCTCGAGGGCGGGCCGGTGTCGAACAACAAGGGCCTGTCGCTGCCCGGTGTCGCCGTCAGCGTCCCGGCCATGTCCGACAAGGACACCGCCGACCTGCGCTTCGCGCTCTCCCTCGGCGTCGACTTCATCGCCCTGTCCTTCGTCCGGCACGCCAAGGACGTCGAGCTGGTGCGCGAGGTCATGCGCCAGGAGGACGTCGAGGTCCCGGTGATCGCCAAGCTGGAGAAGCCCGAGGCCATCGAGAACCTCGACGCCATCTGCGACGCGTTCGACGGCGTCATGGTCGCCCGCGGCGACCTGGGCGTGGAGCTGCCGCTCGAGCAGGTGCCGATGGTGCAGAAGCGCGCCGTCCAGGCCGCCCGCGAGCGCAACAAGCCGGTCATCGTGGCCACGCAGATGCTCGAGTCGATGATCGAGAACTCCCGGCCGACCCGCGCCGAGGCCTCCGACGTCGCCAACGCCGTCCTCGACGGTGCCGACGCGGTGATGCTGTCCGGGGAGACCTCGGTCGGCAAGTTCCCGATCGTGGCGGTCAAGACGATGGAGCGCATCATCGCCGCCGTCGAGACCGACGAGATCCTCGCCCCGCCGCTCAAGCACGCCACCCACTCCCGCCCCGGCGCCATGGTCCGCGCGGCCAAGGACGTCGGCGAGGCGCTGAACGTGGCGGCGCTCGCGGCGTTCACCTCCACCGGCCGCAGCGCGCAGCGCCTGGCGTCGGTGAAGACCCGGCTGCCGATCCTCGCCTTCACCACCGACCCGCGGGTGCGCAGCCGGCTGGCGCTGTCGTGGGGCGTGGAGACCTTCCTGGTCCCCGAGGTCACCCACACCGACGACATGGTCGGTCAGGTCGACTTCTCGCTGCTGTCCATCGGCCGGCTCAACGAGGGCGACCAGGTCGTCATCGTCGCCGGCAGCCCGCCCAACATGGCCGGTACCACCAACCTGGTGCGGGTGCACGAGGTGGGTTCCGAGGCGTGA
- a CDS encoding acyl-CoA thioesterase II codes for MTAGDVRDGGAPGDTPAAGLMVVLDLEERGPDLYVGTTPRTPLQRIFGGQVAAQALAAANATVSAERVVHSLHSYFLRPGDPHEEIRYEVDRIREGRSFSTRRVVARQTRKGSDVAIFALTADFTAGERPLVEHSLPMPEVPGPESLPGLAEVAAAHPEQGAVLRVLERAVEQRYLADPFDPQPRLPPNTASRVWFRVAGRLPDDDAVHAAALTFVSDLTLLSAGLARIGGGWSGTTIGASLDHAVWFHRPVRADEWFLYETDSPAAASGRALCFGQIWAADGTHVATAVQEGLIRSLE; via the coding sequence GTGACCGCCGGGGACGTGCGGGACGGCGGCGCGCCGGGGGACACCCCGGCCGCCGGGCTGATGGTGGTGCTGGACCTGGAGGAACGGGGTCCGGACCTCTACGTCGGCACCACGCCCCGCACGCCCCTGCAGCGGATCTTCGGTGGGCAGGTCGCGGCGCAGGCACTGGCCGCGGCCAACGCCACGGTGTCCGCCGAGCGGGTGGTGCACTCGCTGCACTCCTACTTCCTGCGGCCCGGTGACCCGCACGAGGAGATCCGCTACGAGGTGGACCGGATCCGCGAGGGCCGGTCGTTCAGCACCCGGCGCGTGGTGGCCCGCCAGACCCGCAAGGGCTCCGACGTCGCCATCTTCGCGCTGACCGCGGACTTCACCGCCGGTGAGCGGCCGCTGGTCGAGCACTCGCTGCCGATGCCCGAGGTGCCCGGACCGGAGTCGCTGCCCGGGCTGGCCGAGGTCGCCGCCGCCCACCCCGAGCAGGGTGCGGTGCTCCGCGTGCTGGAGCGGGCGGTGGAGCAGCGCTACCTGGCCGACCCGTTCGACCCCCAGCCGCGGCTGCCCCCGAACACCGCCTCGCGGGTCTGGTTCCGGGTCGCCGGCCGGCTGCCCGACGACGACGCCGTCCACGCCGCGGCGCTGACCTTCGTCAGCGACCTGACGCTGCTGTCGGCCGGGCTCGCCCGGATCGGTGGCGGCTGGAGCGGGACGACGATCGGCGCGAGCCTGGACCACGCCGTCTGGTTCCACCGGCCGGTGCGGGCCGACGAGTGGTTCCTCTACGAGACCGACAGCCCCGCGGCCGCCAGCGGCCGGGCGCTGTGCTTCGGGCAGATCTGGGCCGCCGATGGGACCCACGTGGCCACCGCCGTCCAGGAGGGGCTCATCCGCTCCCTGGAGTGA
- a CDS encoding aminotransferase class V-fold PLP-dependent enzyme, which translates to MTGHMTPEEFRQHGHEVVDWIADYWGRVGEFPVRSQVSPGDVRAALPDSAPEQGEPFSAVMADLDRVVMPGITHWQHPGFFGYFPANTSGPSVLGDLLSAGLGVQGMSWVTSPAATELEQQVMDWLAELLDLPASFRSTGTGGGVVQDSSSGANLIALLAALHRVSRGATLRHGVRPEDQTVYVSAQTHSSMEKAARIAGLGTEAIRVVEVDADLAMSPRALAARIERDVARGFTPVLVCATVGTTSTTAIDPLAEIGPICQEHGVWLHVDAAYAGVAAVVPELRQLQAGVEWADSYTTDAHKWLLTGFDATLFWVADRAALTGALAILPEYLRNAATDAGAVVDYRDWQIELGRRFRALKLWFVVRWYGAEGLRAHIREHVALAQELAGWAAADERFDVAAPHPLSLVCLQPRWARGVDADVATMTLLERLNDGGEVFLTHTTVDGAAVLRVAIGAPATTRAHVERLWALLCEGHDWLANDFEEQAREQREAEAAERARAEQERAEREQAAREQAAQDQAAQEQAAQEGAPEQAAPDEAGQEQPDEVADVTPAPQTASADQPAPTTVTSEVPVPAAETPDLETAHAETPHLEAPAVETPADWDESRAQAEAQQTD; encoded by the coding sequence GTGACCGGACACATGACCCCCGAGGAGTTCCGCCAGCACGGCCACGAGGTCGTCGACTGGATCGCCGACTACTGGGGCCGCGTCGGCGAGTTCCCCGTCCGGTCGCAGGTCTCCCCCGGCGACGTGCGGGCCGCGCTGCCCGACTCCGCGCCGGAGCAGGGCGAGCCGTTCTCGGCGGTCATGGCCGACCTCGACCGGGTCGTGATGCCGGGCATCACCCACTGGCAGCACCCGGGGTTCTTCGGCTACTTCCCGGCCAACACCTCCGGGCCCTCCGTCCTCGGTGACCTGCTGAGCGCGGGCCTGGGCGTGCAGGGCATGTCCTGGGTGACCAGCCCCGCGGCCACCGAGCTCGAGCAGCAGGTCATGGACTGGCTGGCCGAGCTGCTCGACCTGCCCGCGAGCTTCCGTTCCACCGGCACCGGCGGCGGCGTCGTCCAGGACTCCAGCTCCGGGGCGAACCTGATCGCGCTGCTGGCCGCGCTGCACCGGGTGAGCAGGGGCGCCACGCTGCGGCACGGGGTGCGCCCGGAGGACCAGACGGTCTACGTCTCCGCGCAGACCCACAGCTCGATGGAGAAGGCCGCCCGCATCGCGGGCCTGGGCACCGAGGCGATCCGGGTCGTCGAGGTCGACGCCGACCTGGCCATGAGCCCGCGCGCGCTCGCCGCCCGGATCGAGCGCGACGTCGCCCGCGGGTTCACCCCCGTGCTGGTCTGCGCCACGGTCGGCACCACCTCCACCACCGCGATCGACCCGCTGGCCGAGATCGGCCCGATCTGCCAGGAGCACGGCGTGTGGCTGCACGTCGACGCCGCCTACGCCGGGGTCGCGGCCGTGGTGCCGGAGCTGCGGCAGCTGCAGGCCGGCGTCGAGTGGGCCGACAGCTACACCACCGACGCGCACAAGTGGCTGCTCACCGGCTTCGACGCCACGCTGTTCTGGGTGGCAGACCGGGCGGCGCTGACCGGCGCGCTGGCGATCCTCCCCGAGTACCTCCGCAACGCCGCCACCGACGCCGGTGCGGTCGTCGACTACCGCGACTGGCAGATCGAGCTGGGGCGGCGCTTCCGGGCGCTCAAGCTGTGGTTCGTCGTCCGCTGGTACGGGGCCGAGGGCCTGCGCGCGCACATCCGCGAGCACGTCGCGCTGGCCCAGGAGCTGGCCGGCTGGGCCGCGGCGGACGAGCGGTTCGACGTCGCCGCCCCGCACCCGCTGTCGCTGGTCTGCCTGCAGCCGCGCTGGGCACGCGGCGTGGACGCCGACGTGGCCACGATGACGCTGCTGGAGCGGCTCAACGACGGCGGCGAGGTCTTCCTGACCCACACGACCGTCGACGGCGCTGCGGTGCTGCGGGTGGCCATCGGTGCCCCGGCGACCACCCGGGCGCACGTCGAGCGGCTGTGGGCGCTGCTGTGCGAGGGCCACGACTGGCTGGCCAACGACTTCGAGGAGCAGGCGCGCGAGCAGCGGGAGGCCGAGGCCGCCGAGCGCGCCCGGGCCGAGCAGGAGCGGGCGGAGCGCGAGCAGGCCGCACGCGAGCAGGCAGCGCAGGACCAGGCAGCGCAGGAGCAGGCGGCGCAGGAGGGGGCACCGGAGCAGGCAGCGCCGGACGAGGCAGGTCAGGAGCAGCCCGACGAGGTCGCAGATGTCACGCCGGCACCGCAGACCGCGTCGGCCGACCAGCCCGCACCGACGACGGTCACCAGCGAGGTCCCCGTCCCGGCCGCCGAGACCCCGGATCTCGAGACTGCGCACGCCGAGACCCCGCACCTCGAGGCCCCCGCCGTCGAGACCCCCGCCGACTGGGACGAGTCCCGGGCCCAGGCGGAGGCCCAGCAGACGGACTGA
- a CDS encoding ANTAR domain-containing response regulator — MTNAPTRVLIAEDEALIRLDLKEMLEEEGYVVVAEVGDGQAAVDQAQQLRPDLVILDVQMPVLDGIAAAEQIASARIAPVIVLTAFSQRELVERARDAGAMAYLVKPFNKNDLVPAIEVAVGRFQEMHALDAEVTDLKERLEARKVVEQAKGRLMAERGITEAEAFRWIQRTAMNERTSMRALSEAILATETPAGDSASVTGPAGV, encoded by the coding sequence GTGACCAACGCACCGACCAGGGTCCTCATCGCCGAGGACGAGGCTCTCATCCGTCTCGACCTCAAGGAGATGCTGGAGGAGGAGGGCTACGTCGTCGTCGCCGAGGTCGGTGACGGCCAGGCGGCCGTCGACCAGGCCCAGCAGCTGCGACCCGACCTCGTCATCCTCGACGTCCAGATGCCCGTGCTGGACGGTATCGCCGCCGCCGAGCAGATCGCCTCCGCCCGGATCGCCCCGGTGATCGTGCTGACCGCCTTCAGCCAGCGCGAGCTGGTGGAGCGCGCCCGCGACGCCGGCGCGATGGCCTACCTCGTCAAGCCGTTCAACAAGAACGACCTCGTCCCGGCGATCGAGGTCGCCGTGGGCCGCTTCCAGGAGATGCACGCCCTCGACGCCGAGGTCACCGACCTCAAGGAGCGGCTGGAGGCGCGCAAGGTCGTCGAGCAGGCCAAGGGCCGCCTGATGGCCGAGCGCGGCATCACCGAGGCCGAGGCGTTCCGCTGGATCCAGCGCACCGCCATGAACGAGCGCACGTCGATGCGCGCGCTCTCCGAGGCGATCCTCGCCACGGAGACGCCGGCGGGCGACAGTGCGTCGGTGACGGGTCCCGCCGGGGTCTGA
- a CDS encoding ABC transporter substrate-binding protein — translation MRTGTIARATALSGAALLALSACGGSSDDAAGSSAGASAGGSSAATGGGAKQVNVYGTDGNMGNALGEDFQAQGALAGMKGTTPLTKLGPDFTDRLKKVDPNLKDFNYAGESYDAVMLIAMASQSAGSTDARTFGPYVNALTVGGDKCSDFAACVEIIKAGGNVDYDGISGPLSFAEAGEPAQASFGLLQFGTDNALDDSKTNFVIAGDEANATTEAGPAPVAAGATTDKPLTIGTLLPETGNLAFLGPPEVAGVQLAINDINAAGGVLGQPITLVTGDSGDASTDTATQTVDRLLQSGVNAIVGAASSGVSLTVIDTITQAGVMQISPANTSDQFTDYADQGLYFRTAPPDTLQATALSDLILQDGNNTVGILATNDPYGTGLAENTKNNLIAGGLSEDSIQTVIYDPQAANYDAEVQQMTTFAPDGIVVIGFEESSRIIQGLNTNGVGPQR, via the coding sequence ATGCGCACAGGCACGATCGCCCGCGCCACCGCCCTCTCCGGCGCGGCACTGCTCGCCCTGAGCGCCTGCGGCGGCAGCAGCGACGACGCGGCCGGCAGCTCCGCCGGAGCCTCCGCCGGCGGCTCGTCCGCTGCCACCGGCGGCGGGGCCAAGCAGGTCAACGTCTACGGCACCGACGGCAACATGGGCAACGCCCTCGGCGAGGACTTCCAGGCCCAGGGCGCACTGGCCGGCATGAAGGGCACCACGCCCCTCACGAAGCTCGGGCCGGACTTCACCGACCGGCTCAAGAAGGTCGACCCGAACCTCAAGGACTTCAACTACGCCGGTGAGTCCTACGACGCCGTGATGCTGATCGCCATGGCCTCGCAGTCGGCCGGCAGCACGGACGCGCGCACCTTCGGGCCCTACGTCAACGCCCTCACCGTGGGTGGCGACAAGTGCTCCGACTTCGCCGCCTGCGTGGAGATCATCAAGGCCGGCGGGAACGTCGACTACGACGGCATCTCCGGTCCGCTGAGCTTCGCCGAGGCCGGGGAGCCGGCCCAGGCCAGCTTCGGTCTGCTGCAGTTCGGCACCGACAACGCCCTCGACGACAGCAAGACCAACTTCGTCATCGCCGGTGACGAGGCCAACGCCACCACCGAGGCCGGCCCTGCGCCGGTCGCGGCGGGCGCCACCACCGACAAGCCGCTCACCATCGGCACCCTGCTGCCCGAGACCGGCAACCTCGCCTTCCTCGGCCCGCCGGAGGTCGCCGGCGTCCAGCTGGCGATCAACGACATCAACGCCGCGGGCGGTGTCCTCGGCCAGCCGATCACGCTGGTGACCGGTGACTCCGGTGACGCCTCCACCGACACCGCCACCCAGACCGTCGACCGCCTCCTGCAGTCCGGCGTCAACGCGATCGTCGGTGCCGCGTCCTCCGGTGTCAGCCTGACCGTGATCGACACGATCACGCAGGCCGGCGTCATGCAGATCTCCCCGGCGAACACGTCCGACCAGTTCACCGACTACGCCGACCAGGGGCTGTACTTCCGCACCGCGCCCCCGGACACCCTGCAGGCCACCGCCCTGTCGGACCTGATCCTGCAGGACGGCAACAACACCGTCGGCATCCTCGCCACCAACGACCCGTACGGCACGGGCCTGGCGGAGAACACCAAGAACAACCTGATCGCCGGTGGTCTCTCCGAGGACTCGATCCAGACGGTCATCTACGACCCGCAGGCCGCGAACTACGACGCCGAGGTCCAGCAGATGACCACCTTCGCCCCCGACGGCATCGTCGTCATCGGGTTCGAGGAGTCCTCCCGGATCATCCAGGGTCTGAACACGAACGGCGTGGGCCCGCAGCGCTGA
- a CDS encoding DUF1772 domain-containing protein, which yields MAHLLLVGAYAGFQWTVRALVYPQFTAVPADASAAYERSHSQRISRVVGPLFAGQLVTTGWLLLDRPEGVRLLGVVASAVCLAAVLAVTALLAVPRHRQLTDGFDAAAYAGLLRADSLRVAAATANAAVSAWAVLG from the coding sequence GTGGCGCACCTGCTCCTGGTGGGCGCCTACGCGGGCTTCCAGTGGACCGTTCGGGCGCTGGTCTACCCGCAGTTCACCGCGGTCCCGGCGGACGCCTCGGCCGCCTACGAGCGCAGCCACTCCCAGCGCATCTCCCGGGTGGTCGGGCCGCTGTTCGCCGGGCAGCTGGTCACCACCGGCTGGCTGCTGCTCGACCGGCCCGAGGGAGTCCGGCTGCTGGGGGTGGTGGCCAGCGCGGTCTGCCTGGCGGCGGTGCTGGCGGTCACCGCGCTGCTGGCCGTGCCCCGGCACCGGCAGCTCACCGACGGCTTCGACGCCGCCGCCTACGCCGGGCTGCTGCGCGCCGACTCGCTGCGGGTCGCCGCGGCCACCGCCAACGCAGCCGTCAGCGCCTGGGCCGTGCTGGGCTGA
- a CDS encoding ABC transporter ATP-binding protein — translation MSEPLFEVDETGEDVTRAQTVATGELSPAEKAATREEHLKLAEGALVRADDLVAGYVPGVNILRGCDFYLQDGELVGIIGPNGAGKSTLLKTLFGLIPVRSGGVTLRGESITGAPAHQLVSMGVGYVPQNNNVFPSLSIEENMQMGVYLRPKSFKERFDYVVDLFPLLGERRKGKAGSLSGGERQMVAMGRALMMDPSVLLLDEPSAGLSPAYQDEVFIRCRRINATGVSIIMVEQNARRCLQICDRGYVLDQGRNAYTDTGQSLMNDPKVIELYLGTLAKAK, via the coding sequence GTGAGCGAGCCGCTGTTCGAGGTCGACGAGACCGGCGAGGACGTCACCCGCGCGCAGACCGTCGCCACCGGCGAGCTGTCCCCCGCGGAGAAGGCCGCCACCCGCGAGGAGCACCTGAAGCTCGCCGAGGGCGCCCTGGTGCGGGCCGACGACCTGGTCGCCGGCTACGTGCCCGGGGTCAACATCCTGCGTGGCTGTGACTTCTACCTGCAGGACGGCGAGCTCGTCGGCATCATCGGGCCCAACGGTGCCGGCAAGTCGACGCTGCTGAAGACGCTGTTCGGGCTCATCCCGGTGCGCTCGGGTGGGGTGACGCTGCGCGGTGAGTCGATCACCGGTGCACCGGCGCACCAGCTGGTGTCGATGGGCGTGGGCTACGTGCCGCAGAACAACAACGTGTTCCCCTCGCTGTCCATCGAGGAGAACATGCAGATGGGCGTGTACCTGCGGCCCAAGTCGTTCAAGGAGCGCTTCGACTACGTCGTCGACCTGTTCCCGCTGCTCGGTGAGCGGCGCAAGGGCAAGGCCGGGTCGCTGTCCGGCGGTGAGCGGCAGATGGTCGCGATGGGCCGCGCGCTGATGATGGACCCGTCGGTGCTGCTGCTCGACGAGCCGTCGGCGGGCCTGTCCCCCGCCTACCAGGACGAGGTGTTCATCCGCTGCCGGCGGATCAACGCCACCGGCGTCTCGATCATCATGGTCGAGCAGAACGCCCGCCGGTGCCTGCAGATCTGCGACCGCGGCTACGTGCTGGACCAGGGCCGCAACGCCTACACCGACACCGGCCAGTCGCTGATGAACGACCCGAAGGTCATCGAGCTGTACCTGGGCACCCTGGCCAAGGCCAAGTAG
- a CDS encoding ABC transporter ATP-binding protein, translating to MPADPSAHGAHAAKPEELSTAQAAAVGGATTTGRPAPQRLAQAALADLPWQVGVAKPDPAIVVDGVTRVFGGLTAVSVDHLEIQRGGITGLIGPNGAGKTTLFNLMTGFDQPNTGTWSFDGKDLGKLAPHQVARLGVVRTFQLTKALSRLTVLQNMLLGAQGQRGESFLRALVPGGWRAQERENTEKAMDLLRRFKLDAKKDDFAGILSGGQRKLLEMARALMSDPKVVMLDEPMAGVNPALTQSLLGHVKDLREEGMTVIFVEHDMDVVRDISDWVVVMAAGKVIAEGPPESISQNQAVVDAYLGAHHDAPLTVEEEDRVLAEVEAEIAREEHGAPHVPNAERSDEKGGLV from the coding sequence ATGCCCGCTGACCCGTCCGCACACGGCGCCCACGCAGCGAAGCCCGAGGAGCTGTCCACCGCCCAGGCCGCGGCTGTCGGCGGTGCCACCACGACCGGCCGGCCCGCCCCCCAGCGGCTGGCCCAGGCTGCGCTCGCCGACCTGCCCTGGCAGGTCGGGGTGGCCAAGCCCGACCCGGCGATCGTCGTCGACGGCGTCACCCGCGTCTTCGGTGGCCTCACCGCGGTCTCGGTCGACCACCTCGAGATCCAGCGCGGTGGCATCACCGGCCTGATCGGACCGAACGGCGCCGGCAAGACCACGCTGTTCAACCTGATGACCGGCTTCGACCAGCCCAACACCGGCACGTGGTCCTTCGACGGCAAGGACCTCGGCAAGCTGGCCCCCCACCAGGTGGCCCGGCTCGGCGTGGTGCGCACCTTCCAGCTGACCAAGGCGCTGTCCCGGCTCACCGTGCTGCAGAACATGCTGCTCGGCGCCCAGGGCCAGCGCGGCGAGAGCTTCCTGCGGGCCCTCGTGCCCGGCGGGTGGCGCGCCCAGGAGAGGGAGAACACCGAGAAGGCGATGGACCTGCTCCGGCGGTTCAAGCTCGACGCCAAGAAGGACGACTTCGCCGGCATCCTCTCCGGCGGTCAGCGCAAGCTCCTGGAGATGGCCCGCGCGCTGATGAGCGACCCCAAGGTCGTCATGCTCGACGAGCCGATGGCCGGGGTGAACCCGGCGCTGACCCAGAGCCTGCTCGGGCACGTCAAGGACCTCCGCGAGGAGGGCATGACGGTCATCTTCGTCGAGCACGACATGGACGTCGTCCGCGACATCAGCGACTGGGTCGTGGTCATGGCCGCCGGCAAGGTCATCGCCGAGGGCCCGCCGGAGTCCATCTCGCAGAACCAGGCGGTCGTCGACGCCTACCTGGGCGCGCACCACGACGCCCCGCTCACCGTCGAGGAGGAGGACCGGGTCCTCGCCGAGGTGGAGGCGGAGATCGCCCGCGAGGAGCACGGCGCACCGCACGTCCCGAATGCCGAGCGCAGTGACGAGAAGGGTGGTCTGGTGTGA